One Methylosinus sp. LW4 genomic region harbors:
- a CDS encoding 2Fe-2S iron-sulfur cluster-binding protein: MSVIRVEDADGVTHELEPVEGWRLMEILRDYGMGMEGTCGGAVACASCHIVLDPEWADKVAPPREDEIDKLDELPFLHETSRLSCQIIWSDELDGLKLTLVKEPT, from the coding sequence ATGAGCGTGATCCGTGTCGAGGACGCAGACGGCGTCACCCACGAGCTGGAGCCTGTGGAAGGCTGGCGGTTGATGGAAATTTTGCGGGATTACGGCATGGGCATGGAGGGCACATGCGGCGGCGCGGTCGCCTGCGCCTCCTGCCATATCGTTCTCGACCCCGAATGGGCGGACAAGGTCGCGCCGCCGCGCGAGGACGAGATCGACAAGCTCGACGAGCTGCCCTTTCTGCATGAGACCTCGCGGCTCTCCTGCCAGATCATCTGGTCGGACGAGCTCGACGGGCTGAAGCTCACACTGGTCAAGGAGCCGACATGA
- a CDS encoding DUF2849 domain-containing protein, producing MTRPANPKFSPKILLASDLAEGDVVFWGPDGWERDLLRAKIAYDEAEAATLDAAGKAAVAANRVVDAYLVDVTVDAAGAPTPSHFREKFRAAGPSVRRDLGKQAGLQGAGNR from the coding sequence ATGACGCGGCCCGCCAATCCCAAATTCTCGCCCAAAATCCTGCTCGCCTCCGATCTCGCCGAGGGCGATGTCGTGTTCTGGGGGCCGGACGGCTGGGAGCGCGATCTCCTGCGCGCGAAAATTGCTTATGACGAGGCCGAGGCGGCGACGCTGGACGCGGCGGGCAAGGCGGCGGTCGCCGCCAATCGCGTCGTCGACGCCTATCTGGTCGATGTGACGGTGGATGCGGCCGGCGCGCCGACGCCGTCGCATTTTCGCGAGAAGTTCCGCGCCGCCGGCCCCAGCGTGCGGCGCGATCTCGGCAAGCAGGCAGGGCTGCAAGGAGCGGGGAATCGATGA
- a CDS encoding nitrite/sulfite reductase, which produces MTAHDPALPPRPNAAPTIYAYDEYDRAFVRERVAEFRGQVERRLAGALTEDEFRPFRLMNGLYLQLHAYMLRVAIPYGSLTSRQMRQLALIADTWDKGYGHFTTRQNLQYNWPKLVDVPDILEALADVDMHAIQTSGNCIRNVTADHFAGVAADELEDPRPTAEFLRQWSSAHAEFSFLPRKFKIAVSGAEHDRAAIKIHDIGLRIVQNAEGEIGYEVIVGGGLGRTPFVGKLLREFLPRADLLAYLEAILRVYNRFGRRDNKYKARIKILVHETGLDEIRAQVEAELAAMDRAPFAYDAQELERVVAAFAPPDYETLPAHSDGFEKAKAENGEFAAFAATNVAPHKVPGYAIVTVSLKPIGGIPGDATSAQMRALADAADEYGFGELRVSHEQNIILPHVKKDDLLALWRDLSAAGLATANAGLISDIISCPGLDYCSLATARSIPIAQAISERFADLERQRLIGKLGIKISGCINACGHHHIGAIGILGLEKKGVESYQITLGGDPTLSASIGELLGPGVSAEEVPDVIESLVQFYLAERRDGEAFIDTWRRLGHKRFKESARREGEDGSGI; this is translated from the coding sequence ATGACTGCGCATGATCCGGCCTTGCCGCCGCGCCCCAATGCCGCGCCGACCATCTACGCCTATGACGAATATGACCGTGCCTTCGTGCGCGAGCGCGTCGCGGAATTCCGCGGCCAGGTGGAGCGGCGCCTCGCCGGCGCGCTGACCGAGGACGAATTCCGCCCGTTTCGCCTGATGAACGGGCTCTATCTGCAGCTGCACGCCTATATGCTGCGCGTCGCCATTCCCTATGGCTCGCTCACCTCGCGGCAGATGCGCCAGCTCGCCCTTATCGCCGACACATGGGACAAGGGCTACGGCCATTTCACCACGCGGCAGAACCTCCAATATAATTGGCCCAAGCTCGTCGATGTGCCGGATATTCTCGAGGCGCTCGCCGACGTCGACATGCACGCCATTCAGACCTCCGGCAATTGCATCCGCAATGTGACAGCCGATCATTTCGCCGGCGTCGCCGCCGATGAGCTGGAGGACCCGCGGCCGACGGCGGAGTTTCTGCGCCAATGGTCGAGCGCCCATGCCGAGTTCAGCTTTCTGCCGCGCAAGTTCAAGATCGCGGTGAGCGGCGCCGAGCATGACCGCGCCGCGATCAAGATTCACGACATCGGCCTGCGCATCGTGCAGAATGCGGAAGGCGAGATCGGCTATGAGGTGATCGTCGGCGGCGGTCTCGGCCGCACGCCTTTCGTCGGCAAGCTGCTGCGGGAGTTCCTGCCGCGCGCCGATCTGCTCGCCTATCTCGAGGCGATCTTGCGCGTCTATAATCGCTTCGGCCGCCGCGACAACAAATATAAGGCGCGCATCAAAATATTGGTGCACGAGACCGGGCTCGACGAGATTCGCGCGCAGGTGGAGGCGGAGCTCGCCGCCATGGATCGCGCGCCTTTCGCCTATGACGCGCAGGAGCTGGAGCGCGTCGTCGCCGCCTTCGCGCCGCCCGATTACGAGACCTTGCCGGCGCATTCGGACGGCTTCGAAAAGGCCAAGGCGGAGAACGGCGAATTCGCCGCATTCGCCGCGACGAATGTCGCGCCGCACAAGGTTCCCGGCTACGCCATCGTCACTGTCTCGCTGAAGCCGATCGGCGGTATTCCGGGCGACGCCACTTCCGCGCAAATGCGCGCGCTCGCCGATGCGGCCGACGAATACGGCTTTGGCGAATTGCGCGTCAGCCATGAGCAGAACATCATTCTTCCGCATGTGAAGAAGGATGATCTCCTCGCTCTGTGGCGCGATCTTTCGGCGGCGGGCCTCGCGACCGCCAACGCCGGGCTCATCAGCGACATCATCTCCTGCCCGGGGCTCGATTATTGCTCGCTGGCGACGGCGCGCTCCATCCCGATCGCGCAGGCGATCTCCGAGCGTTTCGCCGATCTCGAGCGCCAGCGCCTCATCGGCAAGCTGGGGATCAAGATTTCTGGCTGCATCAACGCCTGCGGCCATCATCATATCGGCGCGATCGGCATTCTCGGCCTCGAGAAGAAGGGCGTCGAATCCTATCAGATCACGCTCGGCGGCGATCCGACGCTTTCGGCCTCGATCGGCGAATTGCTCGGTCCCGGCGTGTCGGCGGAAGAGGTTCCCGACGTGATCGAGAGCCTGGTGCAATTCTATCTCGCCGAGCGGCGCGACGGCGAGGCTTTCATCGACACATGGCGGCGCTTGGGCCATAAGCGCTTCAAGGAATCTGCGCGCCGGGAGGGCGAGGATGGCTCTGGTATCTGA
- a CDS encoding DUF934 domain-containing protein gives MALVSDGAFIADEWRRLADEESLPGSGKVIVSLARLPAALEDARPTALGVYVANTTDPKALAPHFARLALIDIAFPAFTDGRGFSLARLLRREGFAGELRASGRLTPDQYLHAIGGGFDTIEIPDELAAHHGEANWAKARQARSLSYQRGVAGGASILERRRKGVA, from the coding sequence ATGGCTCTGGTATCTGACGGCGCTTTCATCGCGGACGAGTGGCGCCGTCTCGCCGATGAGGAATCGCTTCCCGGCTCCGGCAAGGTGATCGTCTCGCTCGCGCGTCTGCCCGCCGCGCTGGAGGATGCGCGGCCGACGGCGCTCGGCGTCTATGTCGCCAACACGACGGACCCCAAGGCGCTGGCGCCTCATTTCGCGCGTCTCGCGCTCATCGACATCGCCTTTCCGGCCTTCACCGATGGGCGCGGCTTCTCGCTGGCGCGTCTGCTGCGCCGCGAGGGCTTCGCCGGCGAATTGCGGGCGAGCGGAAGGCTGACGCCGGACCAATATCTGCATGCGATCGGCGGGGGCTTCGACACGATCGAGATACCGGACGAGCTCGCGGCGCATCATGGCGAGGCCAATTGGGCCAAGGCCCGTCAGGCGCGCAGCCTCTCCTATCAGCGTGGCGTCGCCGGCGGCGCGTCCATACTCGAGCGTCGGCGAAAGGGCGTGGCATGA
- a CDS encoding phosphoadenylyl-sulfate reductase yields the protein MKTSIVETLAPRLAPLDLDHRLKLTREVIPGRIVFTTSFGIEDQLVTHSIFTQGLEIEVVTIDTGRLFEETIALWEKTEARYARRIHAAYPQALPLADYVAEHGVNGFYRSVENRKACCHIRKVEPLSRLLAGASAWVTGLRADQSQAREGVHLIESDAERRLIKLNPLADYTRDSIVAATEEFSVPVNELHAKGFLSIGCAPCTRALEPGESERAGRWWWEEDEKKECGLHVGPDGRLTRGPAPEGSQ from the coding sequence ATGAAGACGTCGATCGTCGAAACGCTGGCGCCGCGCCTCGCGCCGCTCGATCTCGATCATCGCCTGAAGCTCACGCGCGAGGTCATTCCCGGCCGCATCGTCTTCACGACGAGCTTCGGCATAGAGGATCAGCTCGTCACCCATTCCATCTTCACCCAGGGCCTTGAGATCGAGGTGGTGACGATCGACACGGGCCGTCTCTTCGAGGAGACGATCGCCCTTTGGGAGAAGACCGAGGCGCGCTATGCGCGGCGCATTCACGCCGCCTATCCGCAGGCGCTGCCGCTCGCCGATTATGTCGCCGAGCATGGCGTCAACGGCTTCTATCGCTCGGTCGAGAATCGCAAGGCCTGCTGTCATATTCGCAAGGTGGAGCCGCTGTCGCGCCTGCTCGCCGGCGCCTCCGCCTGGGTGACGGGCCTGCGCGCCGATCAATCGCAGGCGCGCGAGGGCGTGCATCTCATCGAGAGCGACGCCGAGCGTCGGCTCATCAAGCTCAATCCGCTCGCCGATTACACGCGCGACTCCATCGTCGCCGCGACGGAGGAATTCAGCGTTCCGGTGAACGAGCTGCACGCCAAGGGCTTTCTCTCCATCGGCTGCGCGCCCTGCACGCGCGCGCTGGAGCCCGGCGAGAGCGAGCGCGCCGGCCGCTGGTGGTGGGAAGAGGACGAGAAGAAAGAATGCGGCCTGCATGTCGGGCCGGACGGAAGGCTGACGCGCGGCCCGGCGCCGGAGGGCTCGCAATGA
- the cysD gene encoding sulfate adenylyltransferase subunit CysD — protein MNALASKPLGHLDRLEAESIHIMREVVAECERPVMLYSIGKDSAVMLHLAMKAFYPSKPPFPLLHVDTTWKFKEMIAFRDRRAAETGLELLVHSNPEGIAMNIDPTVHGSQLHTQIMKTDALKQALDKWKFDAAFGGARRDEEKSRAKERVLSFRNAQHRWDPKAQRPEFWRLYNARKGPGESLRVFPLSNWTEADVWDYIAREGIDVVPLYFAKERPVVDRGGMLIMVDDDRLKLQPGETVQQRLVRFRTLGCYPLTGAIDSSAATLEEIIAEMRASRSSERQGRLIDHDGSSSMEQKKQEGYF, from the coding sequence ATGAACGCGCTGGCGTCCAAACCTCTCGGCCATTTGGATCGGCTGGAGGCGGAGAGCATCCACATCATGCGCGAGGTCGTCGCCGAATGCGAGCGGCCGGTGATGCTCTACTCCATCGGCAAGGATTCGGCGGTGATGCTGCATCTCGCCATGAAGGCCTTTTATCCGTCGAAGCCGCCATTCCCGCTTCTGCATGTCGACACGACATGGAAGTTCAAGGAAATGATCGCCTTTCGCGACCGCCGCGCGGCCGAGACGGGCCTCGAGCTGCTCGTGCACTCCAATCCTGAAGGGATCGCGATGAATATCGATCCCACAGTGCATGGCTCGCAGCTGCATACGCAGATCATGAAGACCGACGCGCTGAAGCAGGCGCTCGACAAATGGAAATTCGACGCGGCCTTCGGCGGCGCGCGGCGCGACGAGGAGAAATCCCGCGCCAAGGAGCGCGTGCTCTCCTTCCGCAATGCGCAGCATCGCTGGGATCCGAAGGCGCAGCGCCCCGAGTTCTGGCGCCTCTACAATGCGCGCAAGGGGCCGGGCGAGAGCCTGCGCGTCTTCCCTCTGTCCAATTGGACCGAGGCCGATGTGTGGGATTACATCGCGCGCGAGGGCATCGACGTCGTGCCGCTCTATTTCGCCAAGGAGCGGCCGGTGGTCGATCGCGGCGGCATGCTCATCATGGTGGACGACGATCGCCTGAAGCTGCAGCCCGGCGAGACCGTGCAGCAGAGGCTGGTGCGCTTCCGCACGCTCGGCTGCTATCCGCTGACCGGCGCGATCGACAGCTCCGCGGCGACGCTGGAGGAGATCATCGCCGAAATGCGCGCGAGCCGCTCCTCCGAGCGTCAGGGCCGCCTCATCGATCACGACGGCTCCTCCTCCATGGAGCAGAAGAAGCAGGAGGGTTATTTTTGA
- the cysN gene encoding sulfate adenylyltransferase subunit CysN, with translation MHGGLATPAPLRAPAGPAPADKPLLRFITCGSVDDGKSTLIGRLLYDADLAADDLIAALEKDSKKHGTQGDDLDFALLVDGLAAEREQGITIDVAYRYFATEKRKFIVADTPGHVQYTRNMATGASTADLAVLLVDARKGLLDQTRRHSVIVSMLGVRHVVVAINKMDLASYSQEVFTAIERDFRAFAEHLRFLTIQVIPLVAKDGDNLVHASTKMDWYSGPPLLAYLESVASDDNARVLPFRFPVQWVNRPSHDFRGFSGFIAGGNVKPGDIVRVLPSGRDTTIARIVTYDGDLAHAVAGQSVTLTLTEEIDISRGDMLASPVSPAKIGDRLSARLLWLVREPLTLDKSYLLKLGARMTPAFVKQVASLIKIETGLAEPLADATQTLAFNEIGEAELWLDTAIACDLYEDNRETGGFILIDRVTNETVAVGMVKQSAWTERSARNGVEASYASMEGVPPPDHLLHPTPLRSLVKSLSWRVPGSVITFGAAFLFTQDTGISAAITGTEIVSKIVLYYLHERLWTRFAVGLTNGEPPHDDTGL, from the coding sequence ATGCACGGCGGCCTCGCCACGCCCGCGCCGCTGCGCGCTCCCGCCGGGCCGGCGCCCGCCGACAAGCCCTTGCTGCGCTTCATCACCTGCGGCTCGGTGGACGACGGCAAGTCGACGCTGATCGGCCGCCTGCTCTATGACGCCGATCTCGCCGCCGACGATCTCATCGCCGCGCTCGAGAAGGATTCGAAGAAGCACGGCACGCAGGGCGACGATCTCGATTTCGCGCTGCTCGTCGACGGTCTCGCGGCGGAGCGCGAGCAGGGCATCACCATCGATGTCGCCTATCGCTATTTCGCGACGGAGAAACGCAAGTTCATCGTCGCCGACACGCCCGGCCATGTGCAATACACGCGCAATATGGCGACCGGCGCCTCGACGGCCGATCTCGCCGTTCTGCTCGTCGACGCGCGCAAGGGCCTGCTCGACCAGACGCGCCGGCACAGCGTCATCGTCTCCATGCTCGGCGTGCGCCATGTCGTCGTCGCTATCAACAAGATGGACCTCGCCTCCTATTCGCAGGAGGTCTTCACGGCGATCGAGCGCGACTTCCGCGCCTTCGCCGAGCATTTGCGCTTTCTCACCATTCAGGTGATTCCGCTTGTCGCCAAGGATGGCGACAATCTCGTGCACGCCAGCACGAAGATGGACTGGTATTCCGGCCCGCCGCTGCTCGCCTATCTCGAGAGCGTCGCCTCGGATGACAACGCCCGTGTGCTGCCCTTCCGCTTCCCCGTGCAATGGGTGAACCGGCCGTCTCATGATTTCCGCGGCTTCTCCGGCTTCATCGCCGGCGGCAATGTGAAGCCGGGCGATATCGTCCGCGTGCTGCCCTCCGGCCGCGACACGACGATCGCGCGCATTGTCACCTATGACGGCGATCTCGCCCATGCGGTGGCTGGCCAGTCGGTGACGCTGACGCTCACCGAGGAGATCGACATTTCGCGCGGCGACATGCTCGCCTCGCCGGTGTCGCCGGCCAAGATCGGCGATCGCCTGTCGGCCCGCCTTCTGTGGCTGGTGCGCGAGCCGCTCACGCTGGACAAGAGCTATCTTTTGAAGCTCGGCGCGCGCATGACGCCGGCCTTTGTGAAGCAGGTCGCCTCGCTGATAAAGATCGAGACCGGCCTCGCAGAGCCGCTCGCCGATGCGACGCAGACGCTCGCCTTCAACGAGATCGGCGAGGCGGAGCTGTGGCTCGACACGGCCATCGCCTGCGATCTCTATGAGGACAATCGCGAGACCGGCGGCTTCATCCTCATCGACCGCGTGACCAATGAGACGGTCGCCGTCGGCATGGTGAAGCAATCGGCCTGGACCGAGCGCAGCGCGCGCAATGGCGTGGAGGCGAGCTACGCCTCCATGGAAGGCGTGCCGCCGCCCGATCATCTGCTGCATCCGACGCCTTTGCGCAGTCTGGTGAAGTCGCTGTCCTGGCGTGTGCCCGGCAGCGTCATCACTTTCGGCGCGGCCTTTCTGTTCACGCAGGACACGGGCATATCGGCGGCGATCACCGGCACGGAGATCGTCTCCAAGATCGTGCTCTATTATCTGCACGAGCGCCTATGGACGCGCTTCGCCGTCGGCCTCACCAATGGCGAGCCGCCGCACGACGACACGGGATTGTAA
- the polA gene encoding DNA polymerase I, with protein MTLTHKPVGPDSRVFLVDGSSFVFRAYFQSIRQDAKYNYRTDRLPTGAVRLFCAKLFQFIREGAADLTPTHLAIIFDKSENSFRKEIYPDYKAHRQDPPDDLIPQFPLMRAAVRAFGLLPIEQDVYEADDLIATYAKQARARGADVLIVSADKDLMQLIDDKVSMYDPASGAREERRIGVAEVVDYFGVPPAKVVDVQALAGDSTDNVPGAKGIGVKTAAQLINEYGDLDTLLARAGEIKQPKRRETLTDPASVALIRTSQRLVKLVDDAPLEIPLDDLGLHQPDGKTLVGFLQAMEFTQLTRRAAETYGVEANEIEPDPAFVGPAGWRGRNGEVAEAPALPAPEATAPAAPTAEKGALGPAALAEARREQGIATKIDRSLYETVTTLERLDAWIAEAFAIGVVAMDTETTSLDPMSCDLVGVSLATAPGRACYIPLQHVAPTGADLLGGDPPPVQIPFADALAHLKPLLEARGVLKIAHNMKYDLLVLACCGIDVAPIEDTMLISYVLDAGRNNHGLDELSKKHLGHECIPFSAVAGSGRTFIGFARVPLDKATEYAAEDSDVALRLWRALRPRLSAEHMTSVYETLERPMVSVLAKMERRGIAIDRNILSRLSGEFAQDMARLEAEIHELAGESFNLGSPKQLGDILFGKMGLPGAKKTATGAWSTSASVLDELAESGNIFAARILDWRQLSKLKSTYTDALPGFVNKTTHRVHTSYALAATTTGRLSSSDPNLQNIPVRNEAGRKIRTAFVAEPGNVLISADYSQIELRLLAHIADIPQLRQAFADGIDIHAMTASEMFGVPVQGMPSEVRRRAKAINFGIIYGISAFGLANQLSIPREEAAAYIKRYFERFPGIRAYMDKTRKAVRENGLVTTIFGRKCHFPRIGSSNASERAFFERAAINAPIQGAAADIIRRAMARMDEALAHERLSARMLLQVHDELVFEAPKDEAEATIRIVKRVMEEAPHPAVALSVPLEVEARAAQNWDEAH; from the coding sequence ATGACTCTCACACATAAGCCCGTCGGTCCCGACAGCCGCGTCTTCCTCGTCGACGGCTCGTCCTTCGTCTTTCGCGCCTATTTCCAGTCGATACGGCAGGACGCGAAATATAATTATCGCACGGACCGGCTGCCGACCGGCGCGGTGCGGCTGTTCTGCGCCAAGCTGTTTCAATTCATCCGCGAGGGCGCGGCCGATCTCACGCCGACGCATCTCGCCATCATCTTCGACAAATCGGAGAACTCCTTCCGCAAGGAGATCTACCCCGATTACAAGGCGCATCGTCAGGACCCGCCCGACGATCTCATTCCGCAATTTCCGCTGATGCGCGCAGCCGTGCGCGCCTTCGGCCTGCTGCCGATCGAGCAGGACGTCTATGAGGCGGACGATCTCATCGCCACTTACGCTAAGCAAGCGCGCGCGCGCGGCGCCGATGTGCTGATCGTCTCCGCCGACAAGGATCTGATGCAGCTCATCGACGATAAAGTGTCGATGTATGATCCCGCTTCCGGCGCGCGCGAGGAGCGACGCATCGGCGTCGCCGAAGTGGTCGATTATTTCGGCGTGCCGCCTGCGAAGGTCGTCGATGTGCAGGCGCTCGCCGGCGATTCCACCGACAATGTGCCGGGCGCCAAGGGTATTGGCGTGAAAACCGCCGCGCAGCTCATCAATGAGTACGGCGATCTAGACACGCTGCTGGCGCGCGCCGGCGAGATCAAGCAGCCCAAGCGCCGCGAGACGCTGACCGACCCTGCGAGCGTCGCGCTGATCCGCACCTCGCAGAGACTGGTGAAGCTCGTCGACGACGCCCCGCTGGAGATTCCGCTGGACGATCTCGGCCTGCATCAGCCGGACGGCAAGACGCTGGTCGGCTTTCTGCAGGCGATGGAGTTCACGCAGCTCACGCGCCGCGCCGCGGAGACCTATGGCGTCGAGGCGAATGAGATAGAACCGGACCCCGCCTTTGTCGGCCCGGCGGGATGGCGCGGCCGCAATGGCGAGGTCGCCGAGGCGCCCGCCCTCCCCGCGCCCGAAGCGACTGCGCCCGCCGCTCCCACGGCGGAGAAGGGCGCGCTCGGCCCGGCCGCGCTCGCCGAGGCGCGGCGCGAGCAAGGCATCGCCACCAAAATCGATCGCTCGCTCTATGAGACGGTGACGACGCTCGAACGGCTCGACGCCTGGATCGCGGAAGCTTTTGCGATCGGCGTCGTCGCGATGGATACGGAGACGACCTCGCTCGATCCCATGTCCTGCGATCTCGTGGGCGTCTCGCTGGCGACGGCGCCCGGACGCGCTTGCTATATTCCGCTGCAACATGTCGCGCCCACCGGCGCCGATCTGCTCGGCGGCGATCCGCCGCCCGTGCAAATTCCTTTTGCGGACGCGCTCGCGCATCTGAAGCCGCTGCTGGAAGCGCGCGGCGTGCTGAAGATCGCGCATAATATGAAATATGATCTCCTCGTTCTGGCTTGCTGCGGCATCGATGTCGCGCCGATCGAGGACACGATGCTGATCTCTTATGTGCTCGACGCCGGCCGCAATAATCACGGCCTCGACGAGCTTTCGAAGAAGCATCTCGGCCACGAATGCATTCCCTTCTCCGCCGTCGCCGGCTCCGGCCGCACATTCATCGGCTTCGCGCGCGTGCCGCTCGACAAAGCGACCGAATATGCGGCGGAAGATTCCGATGTCGCTCTGCGTCTGTGGCGCGCGCTGAGGCCGCGCCTTTCCGCCGAGCATATGACCAGCGTCTATGAGACGCTGGAGCGCCCCATGGTGAGCGTGCTCGCCAAGATGGAGCGACGCGGAATCGCCATCGACCGCAATATTCTCTCGCGCCTCTCCGGCGAATTCGCGCAGGATATGGCGCGGCTCGAGGCCGAGATTCACGAGCTCGCCGGCGAGAGCTTCAATCTCGGCTCGCCCAAGCAATTGGGCGATATTCTCTTCGGCAAGATGGGCCTGCCCGGCGCCAAGAAGACCGCGACCGGCGCTTGGTCCACCTCGGCCAGCGTGCTCGACGAATTGGCCGAGAGCGGCAATATTTTCGCCGCGCGAATATTGGATTGGCGGCAGCTCTCCAAGCTCAAATCCACATACACGGATGCGCTGCCCGGCTTCGTGAACAAGACGACGCATCGCGTCCACACATCTTACGCGCTGGCCGCGACGACGACGGGACGACTCTCTTCGTCGGACCCCAATCTGCAGAACATCCCCGTGCGCAATGAGGCGGGGCGCAAGATTCGCACGGCCTTCGTCGCCGAGCCCGGCAATGTGCTCATCTCGGCGGATTATTCGCAGATCGAATTGCGCCTGCTCGCGCATATCGCCGATATTCCGCAATTGCGGCAGGCCTTCGCGGATGGAATCGACATTCACGCGATGACGGCGAGCGAAATGTTCGGCGTGCCGGTGCAGGGAATGCCGTCAGAGGTGCGCCGCCGCGCGAAGGCGATCAATTTCGGCATCATCTATGGCATTTCCGCCTTCGGCCTCGCCAATCAGCTCTCCATTCCGCGCGAAGAGGCGGCCGCCTATATCAAGCGCTATTTCGAGCGCTTCCCCGGCATTCGCGCCTATATGGACAAGACGCGCAAGGCCGTGCGGGAGAACGGCCTCGTCACCACCATCTTCGGCCGCAAATGCCATTTCCCGCGCATCGGCTCCTCCAACGCTTCGGAGCGCGCTTTCTTCGAGCGCGCGGCGATCAATGCGCCGATCCAAGGCGCGGCCGCCGACATCATCCGCCGCGCCATGGCGCGCATGGACGAAGCGCTCGCGCATGAGCGGCTGAGCGCGCGCATGCTGCTGCAAGTGCATGACGAGCTGGTGTTCGAGGCGCCGAAGGACGAAGCCGAGGCGACGATCCGCATCGTCAAGCGCGTGATGGAAGAGGCGCCGCATCCGGCGGTGGCGCTCTCCGTGCCGCTGGAAGTGGAAGCCCGCGCCGCGCAGAATTGGGACGAGGCGCATTGA